The following coding sequences are from one uncultured Bacteroides sp. window:
- a CDS encoding nitroreductase: MTATILTAKPFFAQNKDFKELVASAIKAPSGHNTQPWLFRLQENAIEVYPNLKNALPVVDPENRELYISIGCAVENLCVAATEKGYHPTPVILKEKEGSYMIRVKMEKQAPIDNPLFASISKRQTNRSVYKDHAIAPDTLKLIQGIKKEDGIKFYMYKNGEAAFDTLTEYIREGNNIQMEDKLFKGELMKWIRFNKNHAAQMGNGLAVATMGSPSMPKFVGKAIVKAFLKPKTQNKSDIKKVESSSHLVLFTINQNSPEEWILLGETLERFLLETTRLGIVNAYMNQPCELKPLVEKIKEKLLPDGEYPMILVRLGYAPPMPYSPRKSVDSVIIP; encoded by the coding sequence ATGACGGCGACCATCCTAACCGCAAAACCATTTTTTGCACAAAACAAGGATTTTAAAGAGCTAGTAGCTTCGGCTATCAAAGCTCCGTCAGGACACAACACTCAACCATGGCTTTTCCGCTTACAAGAGAATGCCATCGAAGTATACCCTAACTTGAAAAACGCATTACCCGTAGTAGACCCAGAGAATAGAGAACTCTACATTAGTATCGGTTGCGCTGTAGAAAATCTATGTGTAGCCGCCACAGAAAAAGGTTACCACCCCACTCCTGTCATCCTGAAGGAAAAAGAGGGTAGTTATATGATTCGAGTAAAGATGGAGAAGCAAGCTCCCATAGATAATCCTCTCTTTGCTTCAATCAGCAAACGGCAAACGAACCGTAGTGTGTACAAAGATCATGCTATTGCCCCGGATACCCTGAAATTAATACAAGGGATTAAAAAGGAAGATGGAATAAAGTTCTATATGTATAAGAATGGAGAAGCTGCTTTTGATACACTAACCGAATATATCCGAGAAGGCAATAATATACAAATGGAAGACAAGCTCTTCAAAGGAGAATTAATGAAGTGGATTCGTTTCAACAAGAATCATGCTGCACAAATGGGTAACGGACTTGCTGTTGCCACCATGGGGTCTCCTAGCATGCCTAAATTCGTAGGAAAAGCAATTGTAAAAGCATTCCTCAAACCCAAGACCCAAAATAAATCAGATATCAAGAAAGTAGAATCATCCTCTCACTTAGTACTGTTCACTATCAACCAAAATAGTCCCGAAGAATGGATCCTGTTAGGAGAAACACTCGAACGCTTTCTGCTGGAGACTACCCGACTTGGCATTGTTAATGCTTACATGAATCAACCTTGTGAGCTAAAGCCCCTTGTAGAAAAAATAAAGGAGAAGCTCCTTCCCGATGGTGAATATCCGATGATTCTCGTCCGTCTGGGTTATGCTCCTCCTATGCCTTATTCGCCACGCAAAAGCGTAGACAGTGTTATTATTCCTTAA
- a CDS encoding TonB-dependent receptor, translating into MRRLIILFFCVLSVSAVFGESLKDGQIVGKVLDANNKQPLEFANVSLRKANGNKDFIKGAVADQNGLFRLDALRNGSFILSVSVVGYAPFEKEIIINANRKNINLKNVLLKEDTHLLNEVQIVGQRSQMKFEIDRKVFNVDQSLATTGGSASDVLSNIPSVQVDPEGEVSLRGNSSVTVWINGKESGLSADNRAQILEQLPAESIERVEVITNPSAKYNPEGTAGIINIVLKKNRKAGYYGSLQAGVDTKGGYNAGANINYSSGKLETFFNLGRHFRKRDGEGYTNRINLNESGSTYLNQVRNRENTGGPYMARTGLTYHLTEKDDIGLNAFGLIGRGDGKDWLNYESNIPGSYTKSLRLSRGNRDIHIGNIELNYKRTFSEKSNLDLSASYNIFAFNPKNNYNQSSTFADGSKSSSYQFQDNNMTRSQWEFQADYVNEFGDQNKIEAGYKGNFTKMKSPVETYAGTSEESAVFNEELYNKFTYDQDVQALYATYSKKINKFGIQLGLRGEYTRTTTNSLGYGQTNAEQPSYKDDYFSLYPSLFLSYQLPENNELQLNYSRRVSRPWGRQLNPFMNLTDSTNISFGNPYLVPEYSNSVELNYIKNWTNHTLSASLYYRSTDNVIQHISYRENDIMKRTYENVAKSQSAGTELILKNNLFRFLDLTTTLNFYYNKLDGFTYLPKGVSTPIVGNADENFSWSGRMIANIMLPYAVSLQATGNYNSRKIIAQGHMKSNHTIDLGLRKSFLDRKLSLTINTRDILNSRKRITVTSGSGFVQESMFKPSGRVVGFTLTYNFGNMKARKRPDSQSRQQESGDSSIEEGF; encoded by the coding sequence ATGAGACGATTAATTATTCTTTTTTTCTGTGTATTATCAGTGTCGGCTGTTTTTGGAGAATCACTTAAAGATGGTCAAATTGTAGGTAAAGTGCTGGACGCTAATAATAAACAGCCTCTTGAATTTGCAAATGTAAGCCTTCGAAAAGCTAATGGTAATAAAGACTTTATAAAAGGTGCAGTAGCTGATCAGAATGGTTTATTTCGTTTAGACGCATTGAGAAATGGTAGCTTTATTCTTAGTGTTTCAGTTGTTGGTTATGCTCCTTTTGAGAAAGAAATTATTATTAATGCCAACCGTAAAAATATAAATTTAAAAAATGTTTTGCTAAAGGAAGATACTCATTTGCTAAATGAAGTTCAGATCGTAGGACAGCGTTCGCAAATGAAATTTGAAATAGATCGTAAGGTATTTAATGTTGATCAGAGTTTAGCAACTACGGGAGGTTCTGCGAGTGATGTCTTGAGTAATATACCTTCTGTGCAGGTTGATCCTGAAGGGGAAGTTTCGTTGAGAGGAAATAGTAGTGTTACGGTTTGGATAAATGGAAAAGAATCAGGTTTGTCTGCTGATAATCGCGCTCAAATCTTGGAACAGCTTCCTGCGGAATCAATAGAAAGAGTAGAGGTCATAACAAACCCTTCGGCTAAATATAATCCTGAAGGTACTGCTGGAATTATTAACATCGTACTTAAAAAGAATAGGAAGGCGGGGTATTATGGTAGTCTGCAAGCGGGAGTAGATACTAAAGGAGGATATAATGCAGGTGCTAATATCAATTATAGTAGCGGTAAGTTGGAAACTTTTTTTAATCTTGGTAGACATTTTAGAAAAAGAGATGGTGAAGGTTATACAAATCGTATTAATCTTAATGAATCAGGCTCTACTTATTTGAATCAGGTTCGTAATAGAGAAAATACTGGAGGACCTTATATGGCCCGTACAGGTCTTACTTATCATTTGACAGAAAAAGATGATATAGGGCTTAACGCTTTTGGTTTGATCGGTCGTGGAGACGGAAAGGATTGGCTTAATTATGAGAGCAATATACCTGGTTCGTATACTAAGAGTTTGCGCCTCTCAAGAGGAAATAGAGATATTCATATTGGTAATATTGAGTTGAACTACAAGAGAACTTTTAGTGAAAAAAGTAATTTAGATCTTTCGGCTTCATATAACATTTTTGCTTTTAATCCTAAAAACAATTATAATCAAAGTTCTACATTTGCTGATGGAAGTAAATCTTCTTCTTATCAATTTCAAGATAATAATATGACTCGTAGTCAATGGGAATTTCAGGCCGATTATGTAAATGAATTTGGTGATCAAAATAAAATAGAAGCTGGTTATAAAGGGAATTTTACTAAAATGAAAAGTCCGGTAGAGACCTACGCTGGAACTTCTGAAGAGTCTGCGGTTTTTAATGAAGAGTTATATAATAAATTTACGTATGATCAAGATGTACAAGCATTATATGCTACTTATTCAAAGAAGATCAATAAGTTTGGTATACAACTTGGACTTCGTGGAGAGTATACGAGAACAACAACGAATTCTTTAGGCTATGGGCAAACAAATGCAGAACAACCATCTTATAAAGACGATTATTTTTCTTTGTATCCAAGTCTATTTCTTTCGTATCAATTACCCGAAAACAATGAACTTCAGCTGAACTATTCACGACGAGTTTCACGGCCATGGGGCAGGCAACTTAATCCATTTATGAATCTTACAGATTCTACTAATATTTCTTTTGGTAATCCTTATCTGGTTCCGGAATACTCCAATTCGGTAGAATTGAATTATATAAAGAATTGGACAAACCACACTTTGTCAGCTTCACTTTATTATAGAAGTACTGACAATGTGATTCAACATATTAGTTATCGTGAAAACGATATTATGAAAAGAACTTATGAGAATGTGGCTAAATCACAGTCGGCAGGAACGGAGTTGATATTGAAAAATAATCTTTTTCGCTTTTTAGATTTAACTACTACTTTGAATTTTTATTATAATAAATTGGATGGTTTTACTTATCTTCCTAAAGGAGTGAGTACACCGATTGTTGGCAACGCCGATGAAAATTTTTCTTGGAGTGGCCGTATGATTGCTAATATAATGCTTCCTTATGCTGTCTCATTGCAGGCTACAGGCAACTATAATTCTCGCAAGATTATTGCACAAGGACATATGAAGTCTAATCATACAATTGATTTGGGGTTAAGGAAATCGTTTCTAGATCGTAAATTGAGTTTGACGATTAATACGCGTGATATTCTTAATTCTAGAAAACGTATAACAGTTACTTCTGGTTCTGGCTTTGTTCAAGAATCAATGTTTAAACCTTCCGGGAGGGTGGTTGGTTTTACTTTAACTTATAACTTTGGTAATATGAAGGCGCGTAAACGTCCTGATAGTCAAAGTCGACAGCAAGAATCGGGCGATAGTTCTATAGAGGAAGGATTCTAA
- a CDS encoding APC family permease has translation MNKKIGLKAAMAIGIGGMVGGGIFAVLGLAVSLAKGGTPIAFLLAGLLALITSYSYVKLSLAFPDRGGTVKFINQGFGISVFSGGINNLLWLSYIIMLSLYASAFGSYAPNLFHLFESNTVNFHVYASGIIIISTALNYYSLKIVGKIETYAVVIKLVILLAFVVIGIYGLFGNPNLAQLSPQSWEDPINLITGGMVIFVAYEGFELIANAVPDIESPKKNVPKAYYYSVIFVILLYIVIATVTIGSLPFNKIATAQDYVLAEAAKPMIGQIGFTIISIAALISTFSAINASLYGGSRVSYEIATDDELPHQLTFLLWNHPVGLMITAVLTLLLVNMVNLESISTAGSVGFILIFTTVNFIGFKLSKAINGNKTIPLIGFILGLAALIILILQQYSSNQLGVILAISIIFVCFISEYIYKRFVDKVQIK, from the coding sequence ATGAATAAGAAAATAGGACTAAAGGCTGCAATGGCTATTGGAATCGGTGGAATGGTTGGAGGTGGCATTTTTGCAGTTTTAGGGCTGGCTGTATCTCTTGCAAAAGGAGGAACTCCGATTGCTTTTTTATTAGCAGGTCTTTTAGCATTGATAACATCCTATAGTTATGTAAAATTATCACTCGCTTTTCCTGATAGAGGAGGAACTGTTAAGTTTATCAACCAAGGTTTTGGTATATCTGTTTTTAGTGGGGGGATAAACAATTTACTGTGGCTGAGTTATATCATCATGCTGTCACTTTATGCTTCTGCCTTTGGTTCTTATGCACCAAACTTGTTTCATTTATTTGAGAGTAATACGGTGAATTTTCATGTCTATGCAAGTGGAATCATTATTATTTCCACAGCCTTAAATTATTATAGCCTTAAGATTGTTGGAAAAATAGAGACTTATGCTGTCGTTATTAAACTTGTAATTTTACTTGCATTTGTAGTCATTGGAATTTATGGTTTATTCGGAAATCCGAATTTAGCTCAACTATCACCTCAAAGCTGGGAGGATCCTATTAATCTTATTACAGGTGGAATGGTCATTTTCGTGGCTTATGAGGGATTTGAATTGATTGCAAATGCAGTTCCTGATATTGAAAGCCCCAAAAAGAATGTTCCAAAAGCGTATTATTATTCCGTTATTTTTGTCATTCTTCTTTATATTGTTATTGCTACTGTAACAATAGGATCTTTGCCTTTCAATAAAATAGCTACTGCACAGGATTATGTATTGGCAGAAGCTGCAAAACCTATGATTGGGCAAATTGGTTTTACGATTATAAGCATTGCCGCTTTAATCTCAACCTTCTCGGCAATCAATGCCTCTTTATATGGAGGGAGCCGAGTGAGTTACGAAATTGCTACTGATGATGAGCTTCCACATCAGTTAACTTTTCTATTATGGAATCATCCTGTTGGGCTAATGATAACAGCTGTCCTTACCTTACTTCTTGTTAATATGGTAAATTTAGAGAGTATTTCTACTGCTGGGAGTGTAGGTTTTATCTTGATTTTTACAACTGTAAATTTTATAGGTTTTAAATTATCTAAGGCTATTAACGGTAATAAAACGATTCCTTTAATTGGTTTTATTTTAGGATTAGCTGCATTAATAATTTTGATTCTACAACAGTATTCATCAAACCAATTAGGTGTTATTCTTGCGATTTCAATCATCTTTGTTTGCTTTATCAGCGAATATATATATAAAAGATTTGTAGACAAGGTGCAGATAAAATAA
- a CDS encoding DoxX family protein yields the protein MKYLEKNVDLGLLIVRLAVGGLMLFHGISKMMHGVGFIEQVVSGAGLPHFITYGVYIGEVVAPILIIGGLATRAAAGIFAFNCLVATLLVHTSMIFTLGAEGGWALELIGLYFFGAVALIFTGGGKYSISNKYIWD from the coding sequence ATGAAGTACTTAGAAAAGAACGTTGATTTAGGATTATTAATCGTCCGCTTAGCTGTAGGAGGATTAATGTTATTCCATGGGATATCAAAAATGATGCATGGAGTTGGATTTATAGAACAAGTCGTTAGCGGGGCAGGTTTACCTCACTTCATTACATATGGAGTATATATTGGTGAAGTTGTTGCTCCAATCTTAATTATTGGTGGATTAGCTACACGCGCAGCAGCAGGAATTTTTGCTTTTAACTGTTTAGTCGCAACTCTGCTTGTACATACAAGTATGATCTTTACCCTTGGTGCAGAAGGAGGATGGGCTTTAGAATTAATAGGTCTATATTTCTTCGGGGCTGTAGCCTTGATTTTCACAGGTGGCGGTAAATATTCAATAAGTAATAAATATATTTGGGATTAA
- a CDS encoding universal stress protein: MENIKSKKVLIAIDYDETSQKVAEQGFAMAKAMKAEIILLHVIFEQPIYYSSYTYMSELKVGVEDDFRERTQDFLAKTKKHLGDESIVTMLSEGKIAETILNTAEEKNVDIIVMGSHSRKWLENIIMGSDAEDVLKKTSIPLFIVPIKKQD; the protein is encoded by the coding sequence ATGGAAAATATTAAATCTAAAAAAGTATTGATTGCTATAGATTACGATGAGACATCTCAAAAGGTGGCGGAACAAGGTTTTGCAATGGCAAAAGCCATGAAAGCAGAAATAATCTTGTTACATGTCATTTTTGAACAACCGATCTATTATTCATCATATACGTATATGAGCGAATTGAAAGTTGGGGTAGAGGATGATTTTAGAGAAAGAACTCAGGACTTTTTGGCTAAAACAAAGAAACATCTTGGTGATGAATCAATTGTAACGATGTTGAGTGAAGGCAAAATAGCAGAAACAATATTAAATACGGCAGAAGAAAAGAACGTAGATATTATTGTTATGGGGTCGCATAGCCGGAAATGGTTGGAAAATATCATTATGGGAAGTGATGCAGAAGATGTTTTAAAGAAAACGTCCATACCACTTTTTATCGTTCCAATAAAAAAACAAGATTGA
- a CDS encoding methylated-DNA--[protein]-cysteine S-methyltransferase, giving the protein MMYYYSQNTPIGPLCICADEQAITKISFKKIIESESLEEETPIIKQAFEQLTEYFNGERKHFDLPLNPQGTVFQKKVWSVLQSIPYGETWSYKQVATAVGNAKASRAVGMANNRNPIPIVVPCHRVIGTNGALVGYAGGIEIKKSLLEVENKKE; this is encoded by the coding sequence ATGATGTATTATTATTCACAAAACACTCCTATCGGGCCTCTCTGCATTTGTGCTGACGAACAAGCTATCACCAAAATATCGTTTAAAAAAATAATTGAAAGTGAGAGCCTCGAAGAGGAAACACCGATAATCAAGCAGGCTTTTGAACAACTTACAGAGTATTTTAACGGCGAAAGAAAGCACTTTGATCTGCCCCTAAATCCTCAGGGAACAGTCTTTCAAAAAAAAGTATGGAGTGTTCTCCAAAGCATTCCTTACGGAGAAACATGGAGTTATAAGCAGGTAGCCACGGCAGTAGGAAATGCCAAAGCATCAAGAGCAGTAGGTATGGCCAACAATCGTAATCCCATTCCTATAGTTGTGCCCTGCCACCGAGTGATAGGTACCAATGGTGCATTGGTTGGTTATGCAGGTGGTATAGAAATAAAGAAAAGCTTATTGGAAGTTGAAAATAAAAAAGAGTAG
- a CDS encoding TQO small subunit DoxD, giving the protein MTQSNHTSGMQQMYSSFAVFTLSLRLVVGWTYFSAFWRRLVLENKLTPDLPGYIGEKFNHFLPNALGIKPIIEYLVSNPEALWWAMVVFTIIEGVVGLLFMLGFFTRLMSIGVLSLAAGILLGSGWLGTTCLDEWQIGILGIAAGFTIFLSGSGKYSLDQLLINRKVEITNKRWFSWVASGAFPLAPKLLNRSVFTGSLLILFIALFTNQYFHNGVWGKLHNKSVVPVIKLSEASLRHNELTFTVYRTEGVDVYGSFLIGITLVDNKGGVVMELDGQELSSLSKEDIKNDYIAKVKPGKHSLIIPLGAKARISIKDPAFQNLTKGNYMIKLTDISGITWEKQVTLSSK; this is encoded by the coding sequence ATGACACAATCAAATCATACATCAGGAATGCAGCAAATGTATTCCTCATTTGCCGTTTTCACTCTATCTCTTCGTCTAGTAGTAGGCTGGACATACTTTTCCGCATTCTGGCGTCGCCTAGTTCTGGAGAACAAACTCACTCCTGATCTACCAGGATACATAGGAGAGAAATTCAATCATTTCCTCCCTAATGCATTGGGTATCAAACCAATCATTGAATATCTTGTTTCCAACCCCGAAGCGTTATGGTGGGCTATGGTTGTTTTTACCATCATAGAAGGTGTAGTAGGCTTATTGTTTATGCTAGGATTCTTCACACGGCTAATGAGTATAGGAGTGTTGAGCCTTGCAGCAGGCATCTTACTAGGTTCCGGCTGGCTGGGCACTACGTGTTTAGACGAATGGCAAATCGGTATACTGGGTATCGCTGCTGGTTTCACCATTTTTCTGTCGGGTAGTGGCAAGTATTCACTAGATCAATTACTTATAAACCGGAAAGTGGAAATAACGAACAAAAGATGGTTTTCTTGGGTTGCGTCAGGAGCTTTCCCACTAGCTCCAAAGCTTCTCAATAGAAGTGTATTTACAGGCTCTCTCCTTATTCTATTCATAGCACTCTTTACCAATCAATATTTTCATAATGGTGTATGGGGAAAGTTGCATAATAAATCGGTTGTACCCGTAATAAAGCTTTCAGAGGCAAGCCTCAGACACAATGAATTGACATTTACCGTTTATAGAACGGAAGGGGTAGACGTATATGGTTCTTTTCTTATCGGCATCACACTAGTAGACAATAAAGGAGGTGTTGTAATGGAGCTGGATGGTCAAGAATTATCTTCTCTCTCCAAGGAGGATATAAAGAACGACTACATAGCCAAAGTAAAACCAGGCAAACACAGCCTCATCATTCCTTTAGGAGCAAAAGCCCGGATAAGTATAAAAGATCCCGCTTTTCAGAATCTGACAAAAGGCAATTATATGATCAAGCTTACCGATATAAGTGGAATAACATGGGAGAAGCAGGTTACACTATCATCTAAATAG
- a CDS encoding NADP-dependent oxidoreductase has protein sequence MNKQILLKSRPVGMVGKEHFETVDALLPKRLNEGELLLKARFISVDPYMRGRMNDVKSYVAPFEVGKPIVGGVVAEVVESNHIDFLPGDMVLGNLTWTELQVVNGALVKKLQKDLAPLSCYLGILGMPGLTAYFGLLHIGEPKAGETVVVSGAAGAVGSVVGQIAKIKGCRVVGIAGSDDKNAYLKNDLHFDEVINYRTTKDMSAAIATACPDGVDIYYDNVGGDISDAVLQHINKYARIIICGQISMYNSTQASVGIRPQVALIKNSAFMKGFVVSDFAEYFPEGIKQLAVWLSSGQLKHQETVMKGFDALPDAFIGLFRGDNIGKLLVEI, from the coding sequence ATGAATAAACAGATATTATTAAAATCTAGACCTGTTGGGATGGTTGGGAAAGAGCATTTTGAAACAGTTGATGCTTTATTGCCTAAAAGATTGAATGAAGGAGAATTATTACTTAAAGCTCGTTTTATTTCAGTTGATCCTTATATGAGAGGGAGGATGAATGATGTAAAATCATATGTTGCGCCTTTTGAAGTGGGTAAACCGATTGTAGGTGGAGTTGTTGCTGAAGTTGTTGAAAGTAACCATATTGATTTTCTGCCGGGAGATATGGTTTTAGGTAATCTAACGTGGACAGAGCTTCAGGTGGTCAACGGAGCATTGGTGAAAAAACTTCAAAAAGATTTGGCTCCTTTGAGTTGTTATTTAGGTATCTTGGGTATGCCTGGATTGACGGCTTATTTTGGCTTACTTCATATTGGAGAACCTAAAGCGGGAGAAACAGTTGTTGTATCGGGGGCTGCAGGTGCTGTGGGGAGTGTTGTTGGACAAATCGCTAAGATAAAAGGTTGCCGCGTAGTGGGGATCGCTGGAAGTGATGATAAAAATGCTTATTTGAAAAATGATCTTCATTTTGATGAAGTAATCAATTACCGTACAACTAAAGATATGAGTGCCGCTATTGCTACTGCTTGTCCTGATGGAGTGGATATCTATTATGATAATGTTGGAGGAGATATTTCAGATGCAGTATTACAGCATATAAATAAGTATGCTCGAATTATTATTTGTGGTCAGATCTCAATGTATAATAGTACACAAGCTTCGGTCGGAATTCGCCCACAAGTGGCTTTGATAAAAAATAGTGCTTTTATGAAAGGGTTTGTTGTGAGTGATTTTGCTGAGTATTTTCCCGAGGGTATAAAACAGCTTGCTGTATGGCTTTCTAGTGGGCAATTGAAGCATCAGGAGACGGTAATGAAAGGTTTTGATGCTTTGCCTGATGCTTTTATTGGACTTTTTCGCGGTGATAACATAGGCAAACTTCTTGTTGAAATTTAA
- a CDS encoding PRC-barrel domain-containing protein, translating to MLISVKKLNGYKLNSLDGEIGKAKEFYFDDKYWTIRYLVADTGGWLTGRKVLISPYSLIRVDKEAEHIDVDLTKKQIEDSPLLESDKPVSLQFEESYYGYYGSPMYWAGSYMWGYYPYILRERERWEKSTKEERTWDPHLRSTYNVDGYYIQASNGEIGHVEDFIINDETWEIVYLVIDTKNWWPGKKVLVSPRWMEQVSFDESKLVVNLSREAIKEAPEYVEESLLTREYELKLHEYYNQKGYWSNETVAE from the coding sequence ATGTTGATTAGCGTAAAAAAACTTAATGGATATAAGTTGAATAGTCTTGATGGGGAAATAGGAAAAGCTAAAGAATTTTATTTTGATGATAAATATTGGACAATTCGTTATTTGGTTGCTGATACAGGAGGTTGGCTTACAGGTAGAAAAGTGTTGATTTCTCCGTATTCATTAATAAGGGTGGATAAAGAGGCTGAACATATTGATGTCGATTTGACTAAAAAGCAAATAGAGGACAGTCCCTTATTAGAAAGTGATAAGCCTGTTTCATTACAATTTGAGGAATCCTACTATGGGTATTATGGATCGCCTATGTATTGGGCAGGCTCATATATGTGGGGATATTATCCTTATATCTTAAGGGAACGTGAAAGATGGGAAAAATCGACTAAGGAGGAGAGAACATGGGATCCTCATTTACGTAGTACTTATAATGTAGATGGTTATTATATCCAAGCCAGTAATGGTGAAATTGGTCATGTAGAGGATTTCATTATTAATGATGAGACTTGGGAAATTGTATATTTAGTCATTGATACAAAAAACTGGTGGCCAGGAAAGAAAGTATTGGTTTCACCACGATGGATGGAGCAGGTTAGTTTTGATGAATCGAAATTAGTAGTTAATCTTTCTCGCGAGGCTATCAAAGAGGCACCGGAATATGTTGAGGAATCTCTGTTAACTAGAGAATATGAGCTCAAGTTACATGAATATTATAATCAAAAGGGATATTGGAGCAATGAAACGGTTGCCGAATAG
- a CDS encoding YceI family protein, with amino-acid sequence MKKYFILSIMAFSSLLAIGQSQTWTNDPAHSRLGFVVKHLTISEIEGRFSDFSIKVITSKEDYSDAQITLTARVASINTDVEARDNHLRSADFFDAEKYPTMTFKSTLLKKTGKNEGKLYGNLTFHGITKPVIMNVKYFGSVINPMSKAQTAGFQITGFIKRSDFNLGPKFPETMISDSVQIIANAEFSPHNNK; translated from the coding sequence ATGAAAAAATATTTTATTCTTTCAATTATGGCATTCAGTTCATTGTTAGCAATTGGACAAAGCCAAACATGGACAAACGATCCTGCTCATTCACGTCTTGGATTTGTAGTAAAACATCTCACTATCTCTGAAATTGAGGGACGATTCTCTGATTTCTCCATAAAAGTGATAACTTCTAAAGAAGATTACTCCGATGCGCAAATAACACTCACAGCAAGAGTTGCCAGCATAAATACAGATGTTGAAGCACGTGATAATCATTTGCGTTCGGCAGATTTTTTCGATGCAGAAAAATATCCTACCATGACTTTTAAGAGCACATTATTAAAGAAAACTGGAAAGAACGAGGGTAAACTATACGGTAACTTAACCTTTCATGGTATCACCAAACCTGTAATCATGAATGTAAAATACTTTGGTAGTGTCATTAATCCCATGAGCAAAGCTCAAACGGCAGGATTTCAAATTACAGGATTCATAAAAAGATCAGACTTCAATTTAGGTCCTAAATTTCCTGAAACAATGATAAGTGATTCTGTTCAAATTATTGCAAATGCAGAATTTAGTCCCCATAATAATAAATAA
- a CDS encoding NADH-dependent flavin oxidoreductase, which yields MTEKYTNLLSSFKFPLSGVKLDNRVVMAPMTTFSGNDDGTTSDEEISYYRERNRTAGMLITACAYVLPQGKGFHGQIGAHSDEMLPSLKRIADVLKENGAKAVLQIHHGGRMCPPEELPDKQSVSASAVAALREGAQTPREMTEQEIEETITAYGEAARRAVEAGFDGVEIHGANTYLIQQFFSPHSNRRTDKWGGSLEKRMSFPLAVVDAVKSAVYKAAKKTFIVGYRISPEEMENPGITMQETLALAEALAFEGLDYLHVSVMNFWAGSMRDEKDVESRAELIYQKVGKLLPIIGVGSISSPEQAEEVLSTGIPLVALGRELLIEPHWLEKVKAGNVEQIEKELDIHNQAKLNIPTPLWNSLLTRTGWLPLKE from the coding sequence ATGACTGAAAAATATACTAATTTATTGTCTTCTTTTAAGTTTCCTCTTTCTGGAGTGAAATTGGATAACAGGGTTGTAATGGCTCCTATGACTACCTTTTCGGGTAATGATGATGGTACTACTTCTGATGAAGAAATTTCTTACTATAGAGAACGTAATCGAACTGCAGGTATGTTGATTACGGCATGCGCTTATGTACTTCCTCAAGGAAAAGGATTTCATGGACAGATTGGTGCTCATTCTGATGAAATGCTTCCTAGCTTAAAGCGAATAGCAGATGTTCTGAAAGAGAACGGAGCTAAGGCTGTCTTGCAGATTCATCATGGTGGAAGAATGTGCCCACCTGAAGAACTTCCTGATAAACAATCTGTTAGTGCTAGTGCGGTTGCTGCTTTGAGAGAGGGTGCCCAAACTCCTCGTGAAATGACTGAACAGGAAATAGAAGAGACTATTACTGCTTATGGTGAAGCTGCTCGCAGAGCTGTTGAAGCGGGCTTTGACGGAGTAGAAATACATGGCGCAAACACTTATCTTATCCAACAATTTTTTTCCCCACATTCAAATAGACGCACGGATAAATGGGGTGGTAGTTTGGAAAAACGCATGTCGTTTCCTTTAGCAGTAGTTGATGCTGTGAAGTCTGCTGTTTATAAAGCTGCAAAAAAAACTTTTATTGTAGGATATCGTATTTCTCCAGAAGAAATGGAGAATCCGGGTATTACTATGCAGGAAACTTTAGCTTTAGCCGAGGCTTTAGCTTTTGAAGGACTTGATTATTTACATGTTTCTGTTATGAATTTTTGGGCTGGATCGATGCGTGATGAGAAAGATGTTGAATCTCGTGCTGAATTGATATACCAAAAAGTGGGTAAATTGCTTCCAATCATTGGGGTTGGTTCTATAAGTTCTCCTGAACAAGCGGAAGAAGTTCTTTCAACGGGTATTCCTTTAGTTGCCTTGGGACGCGAATTGCTTATTGAACCTCATTGGCTGGAGAAGGTGAAAGCGGGTAATGTAGAACAAATAGAAAAGGAACTTGATATACATAATCAAGCAAAATTGAATATTCCTACACCTTTGTGGAATAGTCTGTTGACTCGTACAGGTTGGTTGCCACTTAAGGAATAA